In Polaribacter sp. Hel_I_88, the following proteins share a genomic window:
- a CDS encoding outer membrane beta-barrel family protein, translated as MFRYTSTILLLLFSLCVNAQKTITITGQILDQETKETLPFVTISINDEATNKIITGAISDDAGRFEIKNLATGKYTVNISYLGFKTVKRTINSGGLNPIFDLGKIELMAAAESLDGITIEAKRATVNAALDKKSFSLTNNIAQSGGSVLDAMKTMPGVAFDQDGKVVLRGSDKVVVLIDGKQSSLTGFGNQKGLSNIPASNIERIEIINNPSAKYDANGFAGIVNIIYKKEKQTGLNGDVGLSFGLGALSKRKEDTPTDLGSYAVNPKLIPSLNLNYRTKNLNYFLQSEFIIQEALPNNEFTTRNYDDGRNIISQVPENRRQFRSIITGGIDWELTENDAITIAAMFDREKHIDTSQVAFINLNNRVRNRLYTWKEEEVTSYINASISYKHNFEQAGHSIAANAQYTRGLEDESYFLNDSSAIRIGRDMTNIRAIEHTTSVSTDYTKALSNGRLELGAKARFRNLPVDYTINRGNESIIYPDLGDFSTWKENLYAFYGNFLLEKEKFDVEAGLRAEQTDVSYELDPVNIYYATNDAYNYFELFPSVRFTYKINAKNKLSLFYNRRIDRPGEPELRVFPKYDDPELLKVGNPYLRPQFTNSVEAAHRFSWETGSLFSAVYHRQITGAYLRIFSIDNSNPDYDIVNRIYQNTGESTNAGIELLFSQDLTENWKLIASTNVYQNNINAFQGTLLFPFERTFSIEKTSNTTGDFKLTNSFTLPLHIEAQITGLYYSKRNIPQGEELARSSVDLGLKKSLWNKKGEITLAVSDLFNNFGLRQRIKDKAFSALYENYYETQIVRLGMKYKF; from the coding sequence ATGTTTAGATACACTTCTACAATTCTTCTATTGTTATTTAGTTTATGCGTAAATGCACAAAAAACGATTACAATTACAGGTCAAATATTAGATCAAGAAACAAAAGAAACCTTACCTTTTGTTACTATTTCTATAAATGATGAAGCTACCAACAAAATAATTACGGGTGCAATTTCAGATGATGCTGGTCGTTTTGAAATAAAAAACTTAGCAACAGGAAAATATACTGTAAACATCTCTTACCTAGGTTTTAAAACTGTAAAAAGAACTATAAATTCTGGTGGCTTAAATCCTATTTTCGATTTAGGAAAAATAGAATTAATGGCAGCAGCTGAATCTTTAGATGGAATTACAATAGAAGCAAAAAGAGCGACAGTAAATGCGGCTTTAGATAAAAAATCTTTTAGTTTAACTAATAATATTGCACAATCTGGAGGATCGGTTTTAGATGCTATGAAAACAATGCCTGGTGTTGCTTTTGATCAAGATGGAAAAGTAGTTTTACGTGGAAGTGATAAAGTTGTCGTTTTAATTGATGGAAAACAGTCGAGTTTAACAGGTTTTGGAAATCAAAAAGGGCTGAGTAACATTCCTGCTTCTAACATAGAACGAATTGAAATTATCAACAATCCATCAGCAAAATATGATGCGAATGGTTTTGCAGGAATTGTAAATATCATCTACAAAAAAGAAAAACAAACAGGTTTAAATGGCGATGTTGGTTTGTCTTTTGGTTTAGGAGCTTTATCAAAAAGAAAAGAAGATACACCAACAGATTTAGGAAGTTATGCTGTAAACCCGAAATTAATACCGAGTTTAAATCTAAATTATAGAACTAAAAATCTGAATTATTTTTTACAATCAGAATTCATCATTCAAGAAGCGTTACCAAATAACGAATTCACTACCAGAAATTATGATGATGGACGAAATATCATTTCTCAAGTTCCTGAAAATAGAAGACAATTTCGCTCTATAATTACTGGTGGAATTGATTGGGAATTAACCGAAAATGATGCCATCACAATTGCTGCAATGTTTGATCGAGAAAAACACATAGATACATCACAAGTAGCTTTTATCAATCTTAATAATCGTGTTAGAAATCGTTTATATACTTGGAAAGAAGAAGAAGTTACCAGCTATATAAATGCATCTATAAGTTACAAACATAATTTTGAACAGGCAGGACATTCCATTGCTGCAAATGCACAATATACAAGAGGTTTAGAAGACGAAAGTTATTTTTTAAATGATAGTTCTGCCATAAGAATTGGTAGAGATATGACCAATATTCGAGCTATTGAACACACCACAAGTGTTTCTACAGATTATACAAAAGCATTAAGTAATGGACGTTTAGAATTGGGTGCAAAAGCAAGATTTAGAAATTTGCCTGTAGATTATACCATAAATCGCGGAAATGAATCTATTATTTACCCAGATTTGGGTGATTTTTCTACTTGGAAAGAAAACTTATACGCTTTCTATGGAAATTTTTTATTAGAAAAAGAAAAGTTTGATGTGGAAGCTGGTTTAAGAGCAGAACAAACGGATGTTTCTTATGAGTTAGATCCTGTAAATATTTATTATGCTACAAATGATGCTTATAATTATTTTGAACTGTTTCCAAGTGTGCGTTTTACTTATAAAATAAATGCTAAAAATAAACTTTCGTTATTTTATAATCGAAGAATTGACAGACCAGGAGAACCAGAATTACGCGTTTTTCCTAAATACGATGATCCTGAATTGTTAAAAGTAGGAAACCCATACTTACGTCCACAATTTACCAATAGTGTAGAAGCTGCACATCGATTTAGTTGGGAAACTGGATCCTTATTTTCGGCAGTATATCATAGACAGATAACAGGAGCTTATCTGCGTATTTTTAGTATTGACAATAGCAATCCAGATTATGATATTGTAAACAGAATTTATCAAAATACTGGCGAAAGTACCAATGCAGGAATTGAATTATTATTCAGCCAAGACCTGACAGAAAATTGGAAATTAATTGCAAGTACAAACGTTTATCAAAATAATATAAATGCGTTTCAAGGTACTTTACTGTTTCCTTTTGAAAGAACTTTTTCAATTGAAAAAACCTCTAATACAACAGGCGACTTTAAATTAACAAACTCATTTACACTTCCCTTACATATCGAAGCTCAAATTACAGGTTTGTATTATTCTAAACGTAATATTCCACAAGGAGAAGAATTGGCACGTTCTTCAGTTGATTTAGGTTTAAAGAAATCTCTTTGGAATAAAAAAGGAGAAATCACTTTAGCTGTAAGCGATTTATTTAACAATTTTGGTTTAAGACAACGTATTAAAGACAAAGCTTTTTCTGCTTTGTATGAGAATTATTATGAAACTCAAATTGTACGTTTAGGGATGAAATATAAATTTTAA
- a CDS encoding HAMP domain-containing sensor histidine kinase: MNKKIKLIKKTSKTFLFTGLFLIVLSSIVLYFYTRNLLQNEVEEVLFSTEARVVFALENNKNQYSLPPVIEIKKVALLKKSFLKDTIIYDPSQDEMELFRELSTFKKINEEQYQITVRNLVVETENILVAIVVSYFIIFSSVFMFLFYFNTKRNLTLWNPFFKNLEQMKNFSLTSKEPIHLVESDILEFSELKSEIETLTGKVKKDYENLKQFTEDVSHEIQTPLAIIQAKIDTIINESTINDKQFNQITSIQKDIQRLKQLNKKITILTKIDNHQFINLKQINLTDLINEKINNYKELTSNSIQFNSTEILMVSMDVFLADILINNLISNALKYSSKNDAVLISTDKNSLAISNIGEKAILHPEKLFQRFYRESNKNQSTGLGLAIVKKICDLYHFDVSYQFQKNRHTFSLQFKK; this comes from the coding sequence GTGAATAAAAAGATAAAACTTATCAAAAAAACGTCTAAAACCTTTTTATTTACAGGTTTATTCTTAATTGTTTTAAGTTCGATTGTATTGTATTTCTATACCAGAAATCTTTTGCAAAACGAAGTTGAAGAAGTTTTATTTTCTACAGAAGCAAGAGTTGTTTTTGCATTAGAAAACAATAAAAACCAATATTCTTTACCTCCAGTTATAGAAATTAAAAAAGTTGCTCTTTTAAAGAAATCGTTTTTAAAAGACACTATTATTTATGACCCTTCACAAGATGAAATGGAACTTTTTAGAGAACTTTCTACCTTTAAAAAAATCAACGAAGAACAATATCAAATTACGGTTCGTAATTTAGTAGTAGAAACCGAAAATATTTTAGTTGCCATTGTAGTTTCTTATTTCATCATCTTTTCATCAGTATTTATGTTCTTATTTTATTTTAACACGAAAAGGAACCTTACTTTATGGAATCCTTTTTTTAAGAATTTAGAACAAATGAAAAACTTCTCTTTAACCTCTAAAGAGCCTATTCATTTGGTTGAAAGTGATATTTTAGAGTTTTCAGAATTAAAATCAGAAATTGAAACCTTAACAGGAAAAGTTAAAAAAGATTATGAAAATCTGAAACAATTTACGGAGGATGTTTCTCACGAAATACAAACTCCTTTAGCCATAATACAAGCTAAAATTGATACGATTATTAATGAAAGTACCATTAATGACAAACAATTTAACCAAATAACATCAATTCAAAAAGACATTCAAAGATTAAAACAACTCAATAAAAAAATTACTATTCTTACTAAAATTGATAATCACCAATTTATAAATTTAAAACAAATAAACTTAACGGATTTAATTAACGAGAAAATAAATAATTATAAAGAACTGACATCAAATAGCATTCAATTTAATTCAACAGAAATTTTAATGGTTTCTATGGATGTTTTTTTAGCAGATATTTTAATTAATAACTTAATTTCTAACGCCTTAAAATACAGCTCAAAAAATGATGCTGTTTTAATTTCTACTGATAAAAATTCTTTGGCAATTTCTAATATTGGCGAAAAAGCAATTTTGCATCCAGAGAAATTATTCCAACGTTTTTATAGAGAATCTAACAAAAATCAATCTACAGGATTGGGCTTGGCAATTGTTAAAAAAATCTGCGATCTATATCATTTTGATGTTTCTTATCAGTTTCAAAAAAACCGACACACTTTCTCCCTTCAATTTAAAAAGTAA
- a CDS encoding response regulator transcription factor, translating into MKYLIAEDETDLQQAIANYLQKDSNICEVASNFEEAVEKVSIYEYDIVILDINLISGSGIDILKIIKKNKKRAGVIIISANNSLSDKLEGLDLGADDYMTKPFHLAELNSRIKAVLRRGKYGGDEIIEFNEIKIDTKSKTAFIADKEMALTKKEYDLLVFFISNKGRILSKEIIAEHLWGDDSDLLDNFDFIYVHINNLRKKLTAEGAKYIKTAYGSGYKFIED; encoded by the coding sequence ATGAAATATTTAATTGCCGAAGATGAAACTGATTTGCAACAAGCTATTGCAAACTATTTACAAAAAGATAGTAATATTTGTGAAGTAGCATCCAATTTTGAAGAGGCTGTTGAAAAAGTTTCAATATATGAATATGATATTGTTATTTTAGACATTAATCTAATTTCTGGCAGTGGAATTGACATTCTAAAAATTATCAAAAAAAATAAAAAACGTGCTGGTGTTATTATTATTTCTGCCAATAATTCTCTTTCTGATAAATTAGAAGGATTAGATTTAGGAGCCGATGATTATATGACAAAACCATTCCATTTGGCTGAACTAAATTCTAGAATTAAAGCAGTTTTACGTCGTGGAAAATATGGTGGAGATGAAATAATCGAGTTCAATGAAATAAAAATCGATACAAAATCTAAAACCGCTTTTATTGCTGATAAAGAAATGGCATTAACCAAAAAGGAATATGATTTATTAGTGTTTTTTATTTCAAATAAAGGGCGTATTTTATCCAAAGAAATTATTGCAGAACATCTTTGGGGAGATGATAGCGATTTGCTTGATAATTTCGATTTTATTTATGTTCATATTAATAATTTACGTAAGAAATTAACTGCAGAAGGAGCAAAATATATAAAAACTGCTTACGGAAGTGGTTATAAATTTATAGAAGATTAA
- a CDS encoding cytochrome P450, which translates to MSTLKKIPEVSFIKFLMNAKAILKNPLPFHAKNFETLGDIFRLKIGFGQSVIFCRDAGILQHALQKNQKNYTKSYIQTKDLVKYVGKGLLTAEGEHWQKQRKLIQPAFHKGQLKLLVDTIQETILSELKKIKTGKPMDVFPVFNDLAFQTVIKSIFNVNISDDDMNSLQHTTEATQKMLVQELRQPFLVWWFNLSGKTQKHLDLTQNSRTILKRLVEERKQSKNNHDDLLDMLLSAKYEDGSSMDENQLVDEILILFAAGHETTSNALTFTCELLARNPEAQSKIVAEIKKIKSESTDCMHWIKNASYTKLVIEESMRLYPPAYFMDRVNIEEDTYNGIILPKGSNLLFSIYEIHRHSDFWKKPNEFIPERFLDENIKFSKNYFPFGAGPRMCIGNNFAMYEMILAIIALIEKFEIIEKKKPIQIKPLITLKPQNAILEFTDRN; encoded by the coding sequence ATGAGTACATTGAAAAAAATTCCAGAAGTTTCTTTTATTAAATTTTTAATGAATGCAAAAGCTATTTTAAAAAACCCTTTGCCTTTTCATGCAAAAAACTTTGAAACTTTAGGAGATATTTTTCGGTTAAAAATTGGTTTTGGACAATCTGTTATATTTTGTAGAGATGCTGGTATTTTACAACATGCGCTTCAAAAGAATCAAAAAAACTATACCAAATCTTATATTCAAACCAAAGATTTAGTAAAATATGTTGGGAAAGGATTGTTAACTGCTGAAGGAGAACATTGGCAAAAACAACGAAAATTAATTCAACCCGCTTTTCATAAAGGGCAACTTAAACTATTGGTGGATACCATTCAAGAGACCATTTTATCAGAATTAAAAAAAATCAAAACAGGAAAACCAATGGATGTTTTTCCTGTTTTTAATGATTTGGCTTTTCAAACTGTTATCAAATCTATTTTTAATGTAAATATTTCTGATGATGACATGAATTCTTTGCAACATACTACAGAAGCTACTCAAAAAATGTTAGTTCAAGAACTAAGACAACCTTTTTTGGTTTGGTGGTTTAATCTTTCTGGTAAAACACAAAAGCATTTAGATTTGACTCAAAATTCTAGAACAATCTTAAAAAGATTGGTGGAAGAAAGAAAGCAAAGTAAAAACAATCATGATGATTTATTAGACATGCTTTTAAGCGCAAAATATGAAGATGGATCTAGTATGGATGAAAATCAATTGGTAGACGAAATATTAATTTTATTTGCAGCTGGCCATGAAACAACGTCTAATGCACTTACTTTTACATGCGAATTATTAGCCAGAAATCCTGAAGCACAATCTAAAATAGTAGCTGAAATCAAAAAAATAAAAAGCGAATCTACAGATTGTATGCACTGGATAAAAAATGCGAGTTACACAAAATTGGTTATTGAAGAATCTATGCGTTTGTATCCACCAGCCTATTTTATGGATCGCGTAAATATTGAGGAAGACACTTACAATGGAATTATTTTACCCAAAGGTTCAAATTTGTTGTTTTCAATTTATGAAATTCATCGTCATTCAGATTTTTGGAAAAAGCCAAATGAATTTATTCCTGAACGTTTTTTAGATGAGAATATTAAATTTTCAAAGAATTATTTTCCTTTTGGTGCTGGCCCTAGAATGTGTATAGGTAATAATTTTGCGATGTATGAAATGATTTTAGCCATTATTGCTTTGATAGAAAAGTTCGAAATTATTGAAAAGAAAAAACCGATTCAAATAAAACCTTTGATAACGCTAAAACCACAAAATGCTATTTTAGAGTTTACAGATAGAAATTAA
- a CDS encoding phosphatase PAP2 family protein encodes MLQFLKLLKEYLAIKLKKYDSKIPYAIIITIALVIVILGIQFFVELTENLQTAILTDFDTQISEYVASFRTPTLTSYFTFITDVGDVWGYLISFTLCAILFYFFLKRWKYTIQLSLILILALSSNLLLKQLINRARPTLEHLVTVKTLSYPSGHAMTAMAFYGFLIYLIVTFKFNKPLKITIITLLSFLILSIGISRIYLGVHFPSDIVGGFAAGFIWVVFCILILNIIKIFKEDPAT; translated from the coding sequence ATGCTCCAATTTTTAAAACTTCTTAAAGAATACTTAGCAATAAAATTAAAAAAATACGATAGCAAAATTCCCTATGCTATTATAATTACCATTGCTTTGGTGATTGTTATTTTAGGAATTCAATTTTTTGTTGAACTCACAGAAAATTTACAAACAGCTATTTTAACTGATTTTGATACACAAATAAGCGAATATGTAGCATCTTTTAGAACACCAACGTTAACCAGCTATTTTACATTTATAACAGATGTAGGTGATGTTTGGGGATATTTAATTTCGTTTACACTTTGTGCAATTCTTTTTTACTTTTTTTTAAAAAGATGGAAATATACTATACAATTATCTTTAATATTAATTTTAGCATTGAGTTCTAATTTACTTTTAAAGCAATTAATAAACAGAGCAAGACCAACTTTAGAGCATTTGGTAACCGTAAAAACGTTGAGTTACCCAAGTGGACATGCTATGACAGCCATGGCTTTTTACGGTTTTTTAATCTATTTAATAGTTACTTTTAAATTTAACAAACCTCTTAAAATTACGATTATAACCTTATTATCTTTTCTTATTTTAAGTATTGGAATCAGTAGAATTTATTTGGGAGTTCATTTTCCATCCGATATTGTAGGTGGTTTTGCAGCAGGTTTTATTTGGGTGGTGTTTTGTATCTTAATATTGAATATTATCAAAATTTTTAAAGAAGACCCAGCAACCTAA
- a CDS encoding ribonuclease HII encodes MLLSNFSGFTLEAGTDEAGRGCLCGPVVAAAVILPKDFTHPFLNDSKQLSEKRREELRPFIEENALAFGVSFIWQEEVDKINVLQASITGMHRAIEQLKIAPEFIIIDGNKFKDYKEIPHKTIVKGDSKYLSIAAASVLAKTYRDEYMEKIHQEFPMYNWAKNKGYPTKEHRNAIREFGANIHHRKSFKLLPEQLKLKI; translated from the coding sequence ATGTTACTATCTAATTTTAGTGGTTTTACTTTAGAAGCTGGCACAGATGAAGCTGGCAGAGGTTGCTTATGTGGGCCAGTTGTGGCAGCAGCAGTAATTTTACCTAAAGATTTTACACATCCATTTTTAAACGATTCCAAACAATTATCAGAAAAAAGAAGGGAAGAACTAAGGCCTTTTATAGAAGAAAATGCACTCGCATTTGGCGTTTCTTTCATTTGGCAAGAAGAAGTTGATAAAATAAACGTTTTGCAAGCCTCAATTACTGGCATGCACAGAGCAATTGAGCAACTTAAAATTGCACCCGAATTTATAATTATTGATGGCAATAAATTTAAAGATTACAAAGAAATTCCACATAAAACCATCGTAAAAGGCGATTCTAAATATTTAAGTATTGCAGCAGCATCTGTGTTGGCAAAAACGTATAGAGATGAATATATGGAGAAAATTCATCAGGAATTCCCCATGTACAATTGGGCAAAAAACAAAGGCTATCCAACCAAAGAACACAGAAATGCAATTCGCGAATTTGGTGCAAATATCCATCACAGAAAATCATTTAAATTGTTACCAGAACAATTAAAATTGAAGATTTAA
- a CDS encoding nucleoid-associated protein, whose amino-acid sequence MIKKTRAEITKCILHKVANKFNSGQNVFSDDLIRFDQESYDLMKNFLLKPFGSLTQSYRFTHHADVRLNELNNYASEVFKEESSFVEYSKNIVNHLFEQSNSAQIKTGDVIVVFIEGIEYKDVLTEAVGIFKIENKVDFFQTYLDDNESFDVVVQKGISTKRIDKGCLILNTSDTEGTVVFSVDNNNYDAQYWIKNFLAVKLADDYNSHTQNYLELCKEFSEEVIKPELGMKEQGNFLANTVDYFKEHEAVDYQEFKDEIFEDEKHKELFEDYKKHYENLNDVLIRNNFDVSGVVLKKEKNKLKTEIKLDTNITIKLDVDAPDAASEYLERGYDEEKKMKYYKVYFNEEK is encoded by the coding sequence ATGATTAAAAAAACAAGAGCAGAAATTACCAAATGTATTCTTCATAAAGTAGCGAATAAATTTAATAGTGGTCAGAATGTTTTTTCAGACGATTTAATTCGTTTTGATCAAGAAAGCTACGATTTAATGAAGAATTTTCTATTAAAACCATTTGGCAGTTTAACACAAAGCTATCGTTTTACTCATCATGCAGATGTACGTTTAAATGAATTGAATAATTATGCTTCCGAAGTTTTTAAAGAAGAAAGTTCGTTTGTGGAATATTCTAAAAACATCGTAAATCATTTGTTTGAGCAATCTAATTCAGCACAAATAAAAACTGGAGATGTAATTGTTGTTTTTATAGAAGGTATAGAATATAAAGATGTGTTAACAGAAGCAGTTGGAATCTTTAAAATAGAAAATAAAGTCGATTTTTTCCAGACCTACTTGGATGATAATGAGAGTTTTGATGTGGTAGTTCAAAAAGGAATCTCAACAAAAAGAATCGACAAAGGTTGTTTAATTCTAAATACTTCAGATACAGAAGGTACCGTTGTTTTTTCAGTAGATAACAATAATTACGATGCACAATATTGGATTAAAAATTTCCTAGCTGTAAAATTAGCAGATGATTATAATTCGCACACACAAAATTATTTAGAGTTGTGTAAAGAATTTTCTGAAGAAGTAATTAAGCCAGAATTGGGCATGAAAGAACAAGGGAATTTTTTAGCAAATACTGTAGATTATTTCAAAGAACATGAAGCTGTAGATTATCAAGAATTCAAGGACGAAATTTTTGAAGACGAAAAGCATAAAGAGCTATTTGAAGATTATAAAAAACATTATGAAAACTTGAATGATGTTTTAATCAGAAACAATTTTGATGTTTCTGGAGTTGTTTTAAAGAAAGAAAAAAACAAGCTAAAAACGGAGATTAAGTTAGATACAAACATCACTATAAAACTAGATGTGGATGCACCAGATGCAGCTTCAGAGTATCTAGAAAGAGGATATGATGAAGAGAAAAAAATGAAATATTACAAAGTGTATTTTAACGAAGAGAAGTAG
- a CDS encoding putative porin, with protein sequence MMTKKLFLTFLLISFSLTTFFGQRKLGENALRENTYLNGNGEVDTLRNTGATKVILSGKTKYTDYKIFSHDRDTSYIDTTLTLQKEYKFNFLRKDNFELLAFHNQGQTFNNLGYSFDNVSRFSDIGFSAKQVSYFEIDDIKYYEVPTPTTEILYRTGLQQGQVLDALFTLNFSKRLNVSLSYKAIRSLGAYRRALVSNGNFRGTFHYRTENNRYEVRGHLAAQDFFHQENGGLTEEALQSFIDEDPNFEQRSRLDVNLENAESQFDASRVYLEHSYKLLAKKDTLNDKDFSNLKIGHVFTSENKSYNFNQTGTTTNIFGSANPSGTTNNDAEHSITNNEVNLEFNSKYVLGKFRAKANLTSYSYGYDTILNSNSSLNKLRLEGNAIAVGADWKAKIKNFQLNADASLTPGAGRLAGNYLKGEAVYKKDSLYTLKGSLLISSKLPNFNTLLHQSKYDDYNWQNDFSNVNTRDLGFSIASKWINADLNFTNIDNYTYFNENNLPQQFENQITYLKVKANREFKLGKFGLDNTLMYQNVSSGSSVFRVPEFVTRNTLYYTDNWFKGKPMLVNIGVTFKYFTKYNANAYNPLLAEFTLQNTEEIGFPTFDVFFNARVRRTRLYLKVDNVTSSFTEKNYFSAPNYPYRDFTIRFGLVWNWFI encoded by the coding sequence ATGATGACAAAAAAATTATTCTTAACCTTTTTACTGATTAGTTTTTCACTTACCACTTTTTTTGGCCAAAGAAAATTAGGTGAAAATGCTTTAAGAGAAAACACCTATTTAAATGGAAATGGTGAGGTTGACACTTTACGAAATACAGGAGCTACAAAGGTAATTTTATCTGGAAAAACCAAATATACAGATTATAAGATTTTTTCTCATGATAGAGATACTTCCTATATTGACACTACACTTACACTACAAAAAGAATATAAATTTAATTTTTTAAGAAAAGATAATTTTGAGTTATTAGCTTTCCATAATCAAGGACAAACTTTTAATAATTTGGGCTATAGTTTCGATAATGTAAGTCGTTTTTCTGACATTGGTTTTAGTGCTAAACAAGTAAGTTATTTTGAAATTGATGATATAAAATACTACGAAGTTCCCACACCAACCACCGAAATTTTATACAGAACAGGTTTGCAACAAGGGCAAGTTTTAGATGCACTTTTTACACTAAATTTTTCAAAAAGGTTAAATGTATCGCTTTCTTACAAGGCAATTCGTTCTTTGGGTGCTTACAGAAGAGCATTGGTAAGTAATGGTAATTTTAGAGGAACTTTTCATTATAGAACTGAAAATAACAGGTATGAAGTTAGAGGTCATTTAGCTGCTCAAGACTTTTTTCATCAAGAAAATGGGGGGTTAACTGAGGAAGCTTTGCAAAGTTTTATTGATGAAGATCCAAACTTTGAACAACGCTCTAGATTAGACGTAAATTTAGAAAACGCAGAAAGTCAGTTTGATGCTAGCAGAGTTTATTTGGAACACAGTTATAAATTACTCGCAAAAAAAGACACTTTAAACGATAAGGACTTTAGCAATTTAAAAATTGGTCATGTTTTTACAAGTGAAAACAAAAGCTATAATTTTAACCAAACTGGAACAACAACCAATATTTTTGGAAGTGCAAATCCCTCTGGTACAACCAATAACGATGCTGAACACTCTATTACAAATAATGAAGTAAATTTAGAATTTAACTCAAAATATGTTTTAGGTAAATTTAGAGCCAAAGCAAATCTTACCAGCTATTCTTATGGTTATGATACTATTTTAAATAGCAACAGTAGCTTAAATAAACTAAGATTAGAAGGAAATGCAATTGCTGTTGGTGCAGATTGGAAAGCTAAAATTAAAAACTTTCAATTAAATGCAGATGCTTCTTTAACTCCTGGTGCTGGAAGACTGGCTGGAAATTATTTAAAAGGAGAAGCAGTGTATAAAAAAGACAGTTTATATACGCTTAAAGGAAGTTTACTAATCAGTTCTAAATTACCAAACTTTAACACCCTTTTACATCAAAGTAAGTATGATGATTACAATTGGCAAAATGATTTTAGCAACGTAAACACTAGAGATTTAGGCTTTTCTATTGCTTCAAAATGGATAAATGCTGACTTAAATTTCACGAACATTGATAATTATACGTATTTTAATGAAAATAATTTACCTCAACAGTTTGAGAATCAAATTACGTATTTAAAAGTGAAAGCGAATCGTGAGTTTAAATTGGGTAAATTTGGGTTGGATAACACCCTAATGTATCAAAATGTAAGCAGTGGAAGTTCAGTTTTTAGAGTGCCAGAATTTGTAACCAGAAACACGCTTTATTATACTGATAATTGGTTTAAAGGCAAACCAATGTTGGTAAATATTGGGGTTACTTTTAAGTATTTTACCAAATACAACGCAAACGCTTACAATCCATTATTAGCTGAATTTACACTACAAAATACTGAGGAAATTGGTTTCCCAACTTTTGATGTTTTCTTTAATGCAAGAGTTCGTAGAACGCGTTTGTATTTAAAGGTGGATAATGTAACCTCTAGCTTTACAGAAAAGAATTATTTTTCTGCACCTAATTATCCATATAGAGATTTTACAATTCGTTTTGGATTGGTTTGGAATTGGTTTATATAA
- the lipB gene encoding lipoyl(octanoyl) transferase LipB, which produces MNRNIQLKDLGLKDYKETWEYQSELLQEIVDVKIDNRRNDKTTTTQNHFLFVEHPHVYTLGKSGDLSNLLLNEKQLAEKEATFYKINRGGDITYHGPGQIVGYPILDLENFFTDIHKYLRLLEESIILTIAEYGLKGERSEGETGVWLDVGTPFARKICAMGIRSSRWVTMHGFALNANVNLGYFDNIIPCGIRGKAVASMEAELGKKVNEKEVKEKILKHFKVLFEVDEIITD; this is translated from the coding sequence ATGAATAGAAACATACAGCTAAAAGACCTTGGTCTTAAAGATTATAAAGAAACTTGGGAGTATCAATCTGAACTATTACAAGAAATTGTAGATGTTAAAATTGATAATCGAAGAAATGATAAGACTACAACAACTCAAAATCATTTTTTGTTTGTAGAACATCCTCATGTATACACGCTTGGTAAAAGTGGTGATTTGAGCAATTTACTTTTAAATGAAAAGCAATTAGCAGAAAAAGAGGCTACTTTTTATAAAATAAACAGAGGTGGAGATATTACCTATCATGGTCCAGGACAAATTGTTGGCTACCCAATTTTAGACTTGGAGAACTTTTTTACGGATATTCATAAATATCTTCGTTTATTAGAAGAATCTATAATTTTAACCATTGCAGAATATGGTTTAAAAGGCGAAAGAAGTGAAGGTGAAACTGGTGTTTGGCTAGATGTTGGAACACCTTTTGCTCGTAAAATTTGTGCCATGGGAATTCGTTCTTCTAGATGGGTAACCATGCACGGTTTTGCTTTAAATGCAAACGTTAATTTGGGTTATTTTGACAATATAATTCCTTGTGGAATTCGTGGTAAAGCTGTAGCTTCTATGGAAGCTGAATTGGGCAAAAAAGTAAATGAAAAAGAGGTTAAAGAAAAAATTCTAAAGCATTTTAAAGTGCTTTTTGAAGTTGATGAGATTATTACAGATTAA